The Myxococcaceae bacterium JPH2 genome contains a region encoding:
- a CDS encoding glycosyltransferase, with protein sequence MPDPRPIRLVQFTKSFWLGGTEVQVVELLRGLPRHYPVQVAVLEKDGPLLDGVRALGIEPVAFPLGSSARHPITLRRVMAAASWLRRLKVELVHAQDLYSALIAVPAARLAGCKVVVSRLDLGHWHTSLQARVLRFLTARAHHVVANAEAIRAQLLSKEALPPERVSVIRNGLDVAAFDARVREGLFLDVPDIGDAPLVVHVANMSHPVKRQEDLIAAVARARRRVPTLQAFLVGDGVRRPELESLASSLGVTDAVHFLSWRADVPALYARATVGVNCSVAEGLSNAVMEGMAAGLPMVVTDVGGNPELVADRRRGRVVPARAPDALAAALVELVGAPDIARSMGRAARSFVVSELGLGRMVAEHDALYRRLVHGPLTPARDAVPVPHP encoded by the coding sequence ATGCCCGACCCCCGCCCCATCCGGCTCGTGCAGTTCACCAAGTCCTTCTGGCTCGGCGGCACCGAGGTCCAGGTGGTGGAGCTGCTGCGAGGGCTGCCCCGCCATTACCCCGTGCAGGTGGCGGTGTTGGAGAAGGATGGTCCGCTGCTGGATGGCGTGCGCGCGCTGGGCATCGAGCCCGTGGCCTTCCCGCTGGGCTCGAGCGCGCGCCATCCCATCACCCTCCGCCGGGTGATGGCCGCCGCGAGCTGGCTGCGCCGGCTCAAGGTGGAGTTGGTGCACGCGCAGGACCTCTACTCGGCGCTCATCGCGGTGCCCGCCGCGCGGCTGGCGGGGTGCAAGGTGGTGGTGAGCCGGTTGGACCTGGGGCACTGGCACACGTCGCTCCAGGCGCGCGTGCTGCGCTTCCTCACGGCCCGGGCGCACCACGTGGTGGCCAACGCCGAGGCCATCCGCGCCCAGCTGCTCTCCAAGGAAGCGCTGCCGCCAGAGCGGGTGAGCGTCATCCGCAACGGCCTGGACGTGGCGGCCTTCGACGCGCGCGTGCGCGAGGGGTTGTTCCTGGACGTTCCGGACATCGGGGATGCGCCGCTGGTGGTGCACGTGGCGAACATGAGCCATCCGGTGAAGCGCCAGGAGGACCTCATCGCGGCGGTGGCTCGGGCGCGGCGGCGCGTGCCCACCCTTCAGGCCTTCCTGGTGGGAGACGGCGTGCGGAGGCCGGAGCTGGAGTCGCTCGCCTCGTCGCTGGGCGTGACGGACGCGGTGCACTTCCTGAGCTGGCGGGCGGATGTGCCGGCCCTCTACGCGCGCGCCACCGTGGGCGTGAACTGCTCGGTGGCGGAGGGCTTGTCCAACGCGGTGATGGAGGGCATGGCCGCGGGGCTCCCCATGGTGGTGACCGACGTGGGCGGCAATCCCGAGCTGGTCGCGGACCGACGCCGGGGGCGCGTGGTCCCCGCGCGCGCGCCGGATGCGTTGGCCGCGGCGTTGGTGGAGTTGGTGGGGGCGCCGGACATCGCGCGGTCGATGGGGCGCGCGGCGCGCTCCTTCGTGGTGTCCGAGCTGGGCCTGGGGCGCATGGTGGCGGAGCATGACGCGCTCTACCGTCGACTCGTGCACGGGCCGCTCACCCCCGCGCGCGATGCCGTACCCGTGCCGCATCCCTAG